In Solanum lycopersicum chromosome 3, SLM_r2.1, the genomic stretch AATCATCTCTGTAATTCGGCATGTTGTTGAATTTGCCTTGTAATTAACTAGCTTATTGTGTTTGGTAATAAATAATTGTTGGATAAACTTCAATGCATGACTTATCGTCCATCCTTTCATATTCAGTAATATTCATCTTATGCCTGAGAAAGACTTGTCTAAATCCTTGAAACATATTGCATCACTGCTGTGTTGGTTCATTTACATTGTTGAATTCAATACTGTTGCATTGTTTATGCGTGAGGAAAGACTTGCATATATTGAAGTATTGCTTCCTTTATTCATGTATTCTAAAACATTTGTTGTATGCCCTGAAAGGCTCTGAACTTTCTtaccttatttttttatattatcctTGTATAACTGGTGAGTAACTTCAATGATAATGTACCATAAAAACTCAAAGAGAAGGCGGCATTTAAGACATTTTCTAGTCGCGCAATTCGATTAATGAACTTATTTAAACTGATGATAAAGTATCTTCATAGATATTTTGTTTGCTTTGCAGGCAGGGAGTTACTATGGATACCCTAACTACTCTCAATGAGATAGCTGATTCGGAGGCACAACCGAATAAGTTTAGGCGGAAGAAGTCCATAGTTTGGGAGCATTTCACAATCGAAAGAATCGGTGCAGACTGTACCAGGGCCTGTTGTAAGAAGTGCAAGAAGTCATTTGCCTATATTAGTGGTTCAAAGTTAGCAGGCACCAGCCACCTCAAGCGGCATATCGCCTTGGGTATTTGCCCGGTGGGTCGGACGAACCAGGACAAGAATCAATTAACCTCATTTAACTCTGCTGCGCCAACTAATGGTTCTGCTGGGGCTACTGGTAAGTCAAGAAAGCGGTACAGAGCTAATCCTGGACCAACAAGTGTCCCATTTGATCAAGCCCGTTGCTACCATGATATTGCAAAAATGATAATTCAGCATGACTATCCACTTGAGATGGTGGAGCACTCGGGTTTTAATAAGTTTGTGCAAAATCTTCAGCCTTTGTTTAGTTCAGTGAGTGTTGATACCATACAAGAGCATATTTTTAACATTTACCTGGGAGAAAAGCAAAACCTTTTGAACATTATTGGTGCAATTCCTGGACGTGTTAGTCTGACACTCAATTTGAGAACTTCAGATCAAAACTTAGGTTATGTCTTCATAACAGGATACTTTGTTGACAGTGATTGGAAATTGCGGTGCCGACTTCTCAATGTTATCATGGTGCCTTTTCCTGATTCAGACGTTGCCTTCAATCATGCTGTTGCCGCATGTTTGACAGATTGGTGTTTAGAGACGAAGCTATTCACGCTAACTCTTGATCAATCTGTTGCAAATGTCAATGTCAGAAAAAACCTGGGACATCTACTATCGATCAAGGGAGTAAATATTCTCAACGGTCAGCTAATTATTGGTAGTTGTTGTGCTCGTGTTCTGAGCGATCTTGCACAGTATGCATTACATTACATGAGAGCAATTGTTGAGAAGGTCCGCCAAAGTGTTAAGTTCGTTAAAACAGCAGATGCCCATGAAGAAAAGTTTTTGGAGCTCAAGAGACAACTTCAAGTTCCCAGTGCAAAGGAGCTCATTGTGGATGACCAAACCAAATGGGATACCACATATCAAATGCTGATGACTGCGTCTGAGCTGAAAGAAGTATTTTCTTGCTTGGATACTTCTGATCCTGATTATAAGGTGACGCCTACAATGGATGAGTGGAAACAGGCCGAAATTCTCTGTGAATACCTGAAGCTTTTCTTTGATGCAGCCAACCTCTTAACTTCCCCGACGTACTCAACGGCCGATGTGTTATTTCATGAAGTGTGGAAAATCCAGCTTGACCTGATGCAGGCAGCCCGTAGCCAGGATCGTTTCATAAGAGATTTGACTAGACCATTGCAGGAGAAGTTTAATGAATACTGGAATGATTGCAACCTGGTTTTAGCAGTTGCTGTTGTTATGGATCCTAGGTTCAAGATGAAGTTAGTTGAATTCACTTTTAACAAGATCTACggtgaagaagctgaaactTGGATCAAGATTGTCGATGAGGGAGTGCATGAAGTTTTTTGTGATTACATTGTGCAATCACTTCCTCCGCCTCCGGCTAGTTTTGTAGAAGAAGCAAATGACAATTTTGTAATAAAATCAGAATTCTCTCAGGAAGATAGTTTCCTTGCTACTAATGGTGACGCATTTCCAGATTTTGAGGTCTATCTTGACATTATTAACAATCAGCAGATGAAAACAGAGTTAGATCAGTATCTTGAAGAATCTCTGATGCCTCGCTCACAAGATTTTGATGTTTTGGGTTGGTGGAGAATTAACAGATGCAAGTACCCTACTCTCTCCAAAATGGCATCTGATATTTTATCCATCCCAGTCTGCACTGTCACTCCGGATTCTGTGTTTGACACTGTATCGCGAGATTTGGATAGACACCGAAGTTCATTGAGACCCATAACTATTGAGGCTCTCAGTTGTTCCAAGGATTGGCTTCAATATGAATCTTGGGAACCCCCATATGGAACTCCAGACGCTACAGTCAAAGTGGAGTATTAGATTTATTAGTAAAGATTTATTGGTGTAGttgcttctttattttctttcgaTTACCCCTTTATAGCAAACAGTTTTGTGCACACAAAGGCGTATAGatcaatgaaattcatattCTTTCACAAACTTTATACATAGCAAAATTCACTTTTAACATCTCTTGCGTTGCTTTTTTAGAAAAGtaggaaaatacataaaagctagtgattgaaggaaaaaaaaaacaatctgtTTTGAttgtaaaaaatgaataaaaatctatttatgtGATAGTGAAATcagaatatgaatatgatgttaAGCTCTCTCAGGGGACTCTCTAACTTGACATATACTTTCCATGGAAAAGGTGTCTTCTTATTAGCTTCACAATGTCCAAATCAAGTTTTCCAGCTTGCTCATCTTCATTTGTCTCCAGAAATCCATTTACCCTTGCAGAGTCTCA encodes the following:
- the LOC104646641 gene encoding zinc finger BED domain-containing protein DAYSLEEPER-like, which encodes MDTLTTLNEIADSEAQPNKFRRKKSIVWEHFTIERIGADCTRACCKKCKKSFAYISGSKLAGTSHLKRHIALGICPVGRTNQDKNQLTSFNSAAPTNGSAGATGKSRKRYRANPGPTSVPFDQARCYHDIAKMIIQHDYPLEMVEHSGFNKFVQNLQPLFSSVSVDTIQEHIFNIYLGEKQNLLNIIGAIPGRVSLTLNLRTSDQNLGYVFITGYFVDSDWKLRCRLLNVIMVPFPDSDVAFNHAVAACLTDWCLETKLFTLTLDQSVANVNVRKNLGHLLSIKGVNILNGQLIIGSCCARVLSDLAQYALHYMRAIVEKVRQSVKFVKTADAHEEKFLELKRQLQVPSAKELIVDDQTKWDTTYQMLMTASELKEVFSCLDTSDPDYKVTPTMDEWKQAEILCEYLKLFFDAANLLTSPTYSTADVLFHEVWKIQLDLMQAARSQDRFIRDLTRPLQEKFNEYWNDCNLVLAVAVVMDPRFKMKLVEFTFNKIYGEEAETWIKIVDEGVHEVFCDYIVQSLPPPPASFVEEANDNFVIKSEFSQEDSFLATNGDAFPDFEVYLDIINNQQMKTELDQYLEESLMPRSQDFDVLGWWRINRCKYPTLSKMASDILSIPVCTVTPDSVFDTVSRDLDRHRSSLRPITIEALSCSKDWLQYESWEPPYGTPDATVKVEY